The genome window TCCAGCATCGAAGCGACTTCATCCAGATAAGGGCTGCTGCCACCAAAAGGTAAAAACAGAGCTTCGCCTTCAGTACTGCTGACACGCGGATTATTTAAGTCGATATGAATAACCCGTTGCGGCGTTTCAATACCGTCTTCACGCACCAGTTGCTGACCAATCAAAAACGGCTGACGTCTTAGCATCAGCGGCACATAACAACCACGCCAGTTATCCTGTTGTAAAAACAGGTTTTCCTGATCCTGGAAACCAAACAGGGTGACAGAAAAAAACTGATTGCTGTTGTTGTCTTTATGAAAAAAAATTGGGTAGTGGGCCTGAACTGTACGGAATTCTTTAGGAAAAGTGACAGCAAACCAGACTGCATCACCATATTGTGCGCCTCTGGTCGTAATGACTTTCAGGTCTCTGTGTTCAACGCTGTTTAATAAAACATTCTTACTCATGCTATATCCCGACCGTTACAGTGTATTTTTTAGTTATAGTTTGATTAAACCTGTCGCTTAACGCGAATGCTACTGGTTTTTTGTTTAAGTACGAAGCTATAGAAAAAATCAAGATATAGCATCTTCAGCCAGGGCTGAAGATGCTGCTTCAAAAAATGGAAACAGAGTGGGCCATATCCTTATGGCCCTTTACAGCTTAGAAGCTGTAA of Rheinheimera sp. MM224 contains these proteins:
- a CDS encoding SapC family protein, whose product is MSKNVLLNSVEHRDLKVITTRGAQYGDAVWFAVTFPKEFRTVQAHYPIFFHKDNNSNQFFSVTLFGFQDQENLFLQQDNWRGCYVPLMLRRQPFLIGQQLVREDGIETPQRVIHIDLNNPRVSSTEGEALFLPFGGSSPYLDEVASMLETIHHGMLDSKTFIDLLLEHQLLESFTLDLTFSNGQKQQLAGFYIIHEENLAALAPELLAQLHQKGYLQAIYMAIASQSNIRHLLQLKNKQFE